The Populus alba chromosome 6, ASM523922v2, whole genome shotgun sequence genomic interval AACTGCACATTGTCCATAAAATGTTTCTACTATGATGTTACCAGATTTAAAACTCTTGCCTTGTACAGTTCTTTCCATTCTAGAGCTCAAAGGGTGGCTAGTCTCCTCAATGTCTTTGGGGCTATTGGCGATGGCAGCATCAGCACTATGACATATAGAGAGATGTGGAAATCATAAGAAAGGACAATAGACCTCTTCATAGCCCATAGGATTTTAGAAAATCAGGGAAAGGGGAAGCTAACCTTTGTTTTACTATCACTTCTTCTGGAAGCTGCTGTTGTTCATGGCTTGATATCCCTTCAGAGCCATCCCGCAATCCTAAATTAATTGGTTTCCATTTGTCAGGAAAGAGTAATCACCAgagaataaaagagagagaaaaaactcTCAGTGGTTATGGAAAAAGCACCTGCCATTCCCTCAGTGGTCGGTGTTGATCCCAGACCCTTCATGAACATATTAGTAAATCATCAGACATGATTAGTTCTAATAATAgaagtttcaatttattttctaataaaaattaaaaggaaggaaagaagaataagaagcaAGGATTCCATAACCGAATTGCTTTAGCTATAGGGAAttgtaaaaacaatttttgtgaTTCCTATGAGCTAATCACGGTAATATTAATAGATGAACCAAATGAGCAAGAAAAACTTTTTACTGAATTCCCAATCCCACATCCAAGTTACCTGACTTTTTTCGGGAACAGAAGTAGCTGCATTAGGTGAAAAATCATCATTCTGCAACCTAACTTGTGCCATCTGAGTATCTGAAAATGCAGAAAATGAGATTTCATTTCCCCCCCCTCTCTTGGATAAAAAGACTTTAACCAAGTaggttttatttcaaaaataatccACATGTGATAGCACTGGTGACCACAGCTACAATTCACGTAATTTCCCTCAGGCAGGTAAAAAAACACACCTGTGAAGCCAGAATTATGTTCTGCACTTCCCCACTTCAAAGGCACATCTATTAATTGTGTGAAGTTGGAAAGTTTATTTTTAGCATCACAAAATTCTCCAGCCCCCAATACACTAGGGCCTCCTTTATAACCTGAAGCTAATGCAGACCAATCCATTTTGGAAGACGGTCGAGTCCTCAGCATCTCGTCAGTTGCCCTGGATCTCACTTTACGTAGTTCCTCCTGGATATTCCATGAACCAGTGACCAGGAAATCCCTGTTCAACTGCATTCAAGTTTCATCATATCACAATAAATTAAGCTGTGCAGAGCAATAACCTTGAGAAAATAAGCAAACATTGCATAAAGAACATCATTTTCATGTTTCTTCCCAGTGCCCTCAGAGGCCATCACATGATTTAAAGGTAAGAGAGTTGAAGAGTTATGAGAGATGCCACTTATATCAAAAGTGCACAAGAGTAGGGCTACCACAAAATTCTCCCCTCCAGTACCCCATCGTGACCACAATAGGGTCAAAAGTGAGTAATGGCCttcattttttccccttaatcTGTCCTTGCTTCtacatacaaaaattaaattctaataatACATCTTATGAGTTCCTTGCTCAATTTCTTTCCATTGAATTCAAAAAAAGTAATCAATCTGTTCAAATTCAAACAGAACTAGCATTTGTCAAGGTCAATTTCACTTTATAGCCAGAAAAATAAGCAAGTGACTCTCAAGAAACTCTCATTCCTTTTCTGATCCTGACTTGACTACTCATGGATGTGTGTTTTATCAtcctgaaaaaaatatgaatgtcTAATGAAAGCTGGACAGGATCACTAAATTGCATTTCTAAGTCAAAGTGGTAGCAAAACACCTTTTGAAGTTCACAAGATCATTTTTTACTATCAAACTCCAAGACCCTTTCACTACAGCAAAAGCAATAAAAGGGTCTATAACTATACAAATAAATGGAGAAGAGTAAAAGAGACTTCCAAACAGCACCTTTGATTGGGACAATGACTTGCCACTGACTGAAAATGGTGTTGCTTCTACAAAAAGCTCTTTTCCCATTGATGGCGGTGATTGCAATTGGATGTGGTTAGTGGAAGGAGAAGCCCAAGGTGGACGCTCTCGCATGTAAGATTTGGCCAAATCCACTGGTGAACCCGTTTCGCCTTCAGTAGCCTgttcaataaaaatcaatagcaAAAAGGTGGTGTGCACCAATTAGCTCACAGCAGTTGCTGAATAACACAGGTGTGTTAAGGTACTTGCACAATTTAGTTCCTTGGTCTAGTGAAAACAGAATCTACAAAaagaagattaataaaaaaaatcaatgcatggACAATGACAATAATTGGTTAAAGGAGGATAGCAAGTCAAATTATAATGAGAGCCTGTACATTTCAATGAGCAATAGTGGACACATTCACAGAAAACGAATTACAAGGACAATGGAACTGCCATTGCATGGAATAATCTAAAATCATCATGACCCATtgtaaaatatgattaaatacaAAGCCACGTCACTATAATCTAAAGAAGCAAATATTGTAGTTTTCATAAATTCCTTATActaggattaaataaaaataaaaggatgacTAACATGTGGAGCAGTGTTCAAAATGCAGGTTCCATACTCCACTGACTTTGAATTGGACCCCAATTTCTTTCCCTCAAACCATTTTTTGGCCTCTATAACAGCTGTATTGCAGATATCAGGTGCATCAACATCTGAAACAGGGCTAAGCCAATCAGCAAGATATACCACTAGGCATATGAATTTCTAAGTACTTTGAAtgtgaaaaatccaaaataacaGTACCATTGCCAACTGTCTTGTCCAGAGTCTTACTCAGCCTCCCATCTTTTGTGCTTCCAGTGATGTGAGAATCTACAACTCTCGATTTAATAATATGTGTTAGTCTGTCGCATTCTTCCCTGGTCATTGTGAGTAGAAAATAATTCAGAATTTGTAATCAAACCAAGGCTGAAtatataaggaaaaaataatctcCAGCAACCTTAGCagtaaagaatttaaaattttcagcaAAGCTTCACAAATTAAATAAACCATGATAGTTATTACCAATGCATTCTTTTGAATTTGAACTATTACTTGAACCTTATATCTCAATAATTAAGTTAAATGCTTGGAGTTGATAGTTCAAGAATCAAGGTGAATTAACACAAATGCAACAAAAGCAGTCATTTATAGAAGTCCAGAACAGATGGTTCCAATGCATTGATGATAAGCAACAGCGGAACTACAGCATAGCTGAGCAGACAATGGCACCCCCGAGAGTttgacaaattttattttagtcatgattttttttttttttaatctacccTTGAATTTAAGGCTTATTTCACAGAAAACATACACCCCTTGAACTATTACTCGAACCTTATATCTCAATAATTAAGTTAAATGCTTGGAGTTGATAGTTCAATAATCAAGGTGAATTAACACAAATGCAACAAAAGCAGTCATATATAGAAGTCCAGAACAGATGGTTCCAATGCATTGATGACAAGCACCG includes:
- the LOC118037625 gene encoding uncharacterized protein isoform X1 yields the protein MSAISRPPNRLTEFKSGGKIVRPRRTTTRPTPYDRPTPRLSPISTPQNPNWLSRFILSPSRILATGAGKVFSTVFGSESSASSSSSSDVDEEEEGDSGSTSEGEMEDVNDGNGSSQSDEKENQTTEIVNYSKKDLPAVEWKTATLRVIAQLLMQETFSREECDRLTHIIKSRVVDSHITGSTKDGRLSKTLDKTVGNDVDAPDICNTAVIEAKKWFEGKKLGSNSKSVEYGTCILNTAPHATEGETGSPVDLAKSYMRERPPWASPSTNHIQLQSPPSMGKELFVEATPFSVSGKSLSQSKLNRDFLVTGSWNIQEELRKVRSRATDEMLRTRPSSKMDWSALASGYKGGPSVLGAGEFCDAKNKLSNFTQLIDVPLKWGSAEHNSGFTDTQMAQVRLQNDDFSPNAATSVPEKSQGLGSTPTTEGMAGLRDGSEGISSHEQQQLPEEVIVKQSADAAIANSPKDIEETSHPLSSRMERTVQGKSFKSDSMLLEVNFSASKEVAGRDDSVTVNGFPSSASSLPEAQEREQKSMLSGEEHNPVGPDHDKMTRTAPAEETCKLLSEASMEVPNVNENDSVATDSQDSSSMHQEGSLQAQAQALAQPNPKRSLGSRTTGVSEKQQGRIVSSRYNKRGRGRGK
- the LOC118037625 gene encoding protein KAKU4 isoform X2 — its product is MSAISRPPNRLTEFKSGGKIVRPRRTTTRPTPYDRPTPRLSPISTPQNPNWLSRFILSPSRILATGAGKVFSTVFGSESSASSSSSSDVDEEEEGDSGSTSEGEMEDVNDGNGSSQSDEKENQTTEIVNYSKKDLPAVEWKTATLRVIAQLLMQETFSREECDRLTHIIKSRVVDSHITGSTKDGRLSKTLDKTVGNDVDAPDICNTAVIEAKKWFEGKKLGSNSKSVEYGTCILNTAPHATEGETGSPVDLAKSYMRERPPWASPSTNHIQLQSPPSMGKELFVEATPFSVSGKSLSQSKLNRDFLVTGSWNIQEELRKVRSRATDEMLRTRPSSKMDWSALASGYKGGPSVLGAGEFCDAKNKLSNFTQLIDVPLKWGSAEHNSGFTDTQMAQVRLQNDDFSPNAATSVPEKSQGLGSTPTTEGMAGLRDGSEGISSHEQQQLPEEVIVKQSADAAIANSPKDIEETSHPLSSRMERTVQDSMLLEVNFSASKEVAGRDDSVTVNGFPSSASSLPEAQEREQKSMLSGEEHNPVGPDHDKMTRTAPAEETCKLLSEASMEVPNVNENDSVATDSQDSSSMHQEGSLQAQAQALAQPNPKRSLGSRTTGVSEKQQGRIVSSRYNKRGRGRGK
- the LOC118037625 gene encoding uncharacterized protein isoform X3, which codes for MSAISRPPNRLTEFKSGGKIVRPRRTTTRPTPYDRPTPRLSPISTPQNPNWLSRFILSPSRILATGAGKVFSTVFGSESSASSSSSSDVDEEEEGDSGSTSEGEMEDVNDGNGSSQSDEKENQTTEIVNYSKKDLPAVEWKTATLRVIAQLLMQETFSREECDRLTHIIKSRVVDSHITGSTKDGRLSKTLDKTVGNAVIEAKKWFEGKKLGSNSKSVEYGTCILNTAPHATEGETGSPVDLAKSYMRERPPWASPSTNHIQLQSPPSMGKELFVEATPFSVSGKSLSQSKLNRDFLVTGSWNIQEELRKVRSRATDEMLRTRPSSKMDWSALASGYKGGPSVLGAGEFCDAKNKLSNFTQLIDVPLKWGSAEHNSGFTDTQMAQVRLQNDDFSPNAATSVPEKSQGLGSTPTTEGMAGLRDGSEGISSHEQQQLPEEVIVKQSADAAIANSPKDIEETSHPLSSRMERTVQGKSFKSDSMLLEVNFSASKEVAGRDDSVTVNGFPSSASSLPEAQEREQKSMLSGEEHNPVGPDHDKMTRTAPAEETCKLLSEASMEVPNVNENDSVATDSQDSSSMHQEGSLQAQAQALAQPNPKRSLGSRTTGVSEKQQGRIVSSRYNKRGRGRGK